A region of the Methanomassiliicoccales archaeon genome:
ATAATCCATAATTTTGTCCAATTCTTTAGGATTTAAATATTTCCTTACAATCTTGCTTCTCATAAGGACCTTCTTTAAATCCTCGCCTTTTTTTTCTGCATTTAAAGTCGCTTTCCTTATGACCTCATGGGCATCCTGCCTACCCATTCCTTTGGACACAAGCGCGAGCATTACAGCTTCAGACATTATCATCCCTCTGGATGATTCCAAGTTTAATAACATCTTTTCTTTGTTTACCTTTAAATGTTCGAAGATCTCGGCAGTTTTTATAAGAATGTCGTCAGCTAAAACAAACATATGCGGAATAATAAATCGCTCGGCACTCGAATTGGTCAAGTCGCGTTCATGCCACAGGATCATATCTTCATAGGCAGCTGAAACAAATCCTCTTACAATTCTAGCCAGACCGCACAAATTTTCGGAGAGAGCGGGATTTCGCTTCTGCGCCATAGTGCTCGATCCCACCTGATTTTTTTCGTCAAATGCCTCCATTACCTCCCCGATTTCCGTTCTTTGGAGATTTCGAACTTCGGTAGCATAACGTTCGCATGCGGTACATAGAAGGGCTAAAAACGATGCTAGCTCAGCATATCGGTCTCGGCATACAATCTGAGTTGCCACTTCCTCCACTTCTAATCCTAAATCCTTCATGACCAAATCTTGGATTTTGAAGAAGTTTGGACCGAATCCAGCACCTGTTCCAACCGCGCCTGACATCTTTCCTACGATTACTCTTGGCTTAAGTTCATTCAATCTATCTAAAAAGCGTAACATCTCACTAACGTACCCAGCAATTTTAAATCCAAATGTAGTGGGTATGGCGAATTGTCCGTGTGTACGTGCCACCATCAAGGTATCTCGGTGGCATTCCGCTAACTTAACCAGGATATTTATCAGGTTTTTGATATCTTGCTCAATGAGCCATAATGCCTGTTTGATTTGAAGCGCCATAGCAGTATCCACGATATCGTTAGAAGTGGCGCCAAGGTGAACGTATTTACCCGCCTTCCCCGCTCTCTCAGTTATGGCCTTAACCATAGCCATTACATCATGTTTGGTTTGCTTCTCAATCTCTTTTACACGCTCAAGACTGATCTCACCAGAAGAACATACTTTTGCGATAAGCTCACCATCTTCCTTCGGGATATTACCAATCTCAGCATGAGCTAGTGCTAAGGAACCTTCAACCCTAAGCTGTGCTCTCAATCTTTGCTCCTCGCTGAGGATTTCTTTCATCTCTTTTCTACCATATCGATAATCCAAGGGGCAGATTAGCATAAGCGAAACCGCGAGGAATATAAGCTGATACCTATAAAGGCTATCAGTCTCTTTAAAAATTTATATCATTAAGAATGCAGGCTATTTTCTAATCTTAGTGCTTTTTAAGGCCATTTCAAATTATTTTAATTTATACACATTTTACCAGTAGTGATAGGCGTAGGAAAATATTAAGAAGTATCTTTGGTTATATTCGCCAAAGGTAAGATTCCGATGATTGAGGGATATCGTGGGCGTACGCCGGTTGAACTCCTTAATTTCTTTCGTGCGCCAGGTGGGCATTCTTTGCTCATCAAAGGGGATGCAGGTACAGGAAAGACCACTTTAGCGCTACAACTTATTGAAGAGCTCTCTAACGAACAGCCTGACTATTACCTTTCTACCAGAGTTTCTGATGCAGCACTTTATCGACAATTCCCTTGGCTAGAAGAGAAGGCCAAACGTCATGACATATTAAAAGCTGGTAAAGCTTTTCTCTCTAAAACTCAGGCTCCATCCTTCAGAGGAATGGAGGAGTATAAGCATGATTCAACTCTTAAAGTTGCCAAAGATCTCCTCAGGGTTTTGGGGAGGTCAGATAATTCTAGTCCTATGGTCGTACGCTCCGAGCTTATGAAGTTAGAGGGCCAAATAGAATCTGGGGAGGGAGACGAGTCAGAGACGGTATCCGGTGAGATGACTGATGACGGCATGGTTCTGGATATAGGTGTAATGCTTCCAGAGCTGGAACTGGCTTATGATATGGCTGAGGCAAATCTACCCAATAAGACTTTCATTGTATTAGATTCAATTGATGCCCTTTCGGAACACTATGGTATTTCTCCACAAAAAATTATGAACACATTACAGAAAGATTTGGTAGAGCATTCAGGTACAAATATAGCTTATGTAATGGAAACATCTGAAAAGAATATCTATGACTATCTTGGAGATGGTGTAGTCAGATTATATAATTCTCAGAAGGATGGCAGAAGAGTAAGAGAACTGGTGTTAGAAAAGCTCAGAGGCCAAATGGTGAAGCAGTGGAAATATCATTTTACTTTGGTGGATGGCAGGTTAAGGGTTTTTGAGACTAATTGGTTCAATTTGCCCGATGAGATGGAACCTCACACCCCAATAAAGGATCCAGGGAATGACATGGTCTCAATGGGCAATGAGAACATAGATAAGGAACTTAATGGGTTGCGGCGAGGTTCACTTGTTCTCTTAGAAATTGGGGAGAACGTGCCTCAAGATATTATTAGAGCATTAGAATATACACTTATTGCAGATTTTCTATGCAAACGTCGAGGGGTATTTTGGTTTCCTCTCTTTGCTGTTAACTACGAAGTTTTGGACCGACATATGAGACAATTGACTTCCAGAGAGGCTTTAAGCGGGTGTCTTAGGATTTTAGACCATGAGGCTCCTGTGGATAAAAAATATGATTTCGTTAGTGTGATCGAAGGAGCAGATGCTGCTCAAGATCTAAAACTAAATTCTCTGAAGTTTATGCTCTCAAGATCGGCGAATGAGCCCTATCTTTCTATTCTCGGTTTCGATTCTCTCGAGGCCTTGTATGGTGTGAACGTTCTTCCAGACATCTTCGTCCACATGGAAGCCATGAAAAGAGCAGGAAATGTAGTTTTAGCAGAGGCTACATCCTCATCCGCCTCGTTGAAGCAACTGACCCATCAAGCGCGCACACATCTAAAGTTAGAATCGCTAGCAGGTACCGTAATGCTATGTGGTCAGAAGCCAGTGTCACCATATTACTTCTTGGATTTTGAATCAGCCAAAGAGCGGATAGTCCCCCGACTCATTCCTATGGTCTAAAGCTCAAAAAATAAATTTATCTAAAATTAAGCAAAAGATAACGAGAGTTCGTTCTGGCTTATTGCGAACATACTATCTTTTTTGATAGCCAGGGAATAAGGACTTTATTAACATTAATCCGTGGCAGATATCATGGAAGAAGGCATTCATAGAGAACAAGAGATGTCACGGCTAATGGCCGACGCTTATGCAGGCAGGATCATGAGTGCCACTTATGGCAAGGCAATGTCGATCCAGGAGCTTTCGCGTGTATGCGAGATTCCTATAGCTGTTGCCTATCGTCGCGTCGGGAAGATGGAAAAAATCGGTCTGGTAAAATGTGTTCGTGAGGAGGAGGCTTATAGAGGAAAGAAGGTCCGTTATTATATGTGCGCGGTGGACACATTGCAACTCTGTTTCGAACGCGGTCGATTTATTGTTCAAGTTCAACCTGTGGCGGATCTTGATTACATTGAAAAAGAAAAGGCGACCAGTTAAGAAAATAGCCCATTTTAGGTTAATGCTGTGAAAATGAACCAGGGGGTGGAGTCAAGCAAATATAAGCCTAATCCCATTATCCCCCGGGATAACCAGAGGTTCACGGATGGGGGAATTCATAGGGCAGATCTCTTAAGGACTTCTCAGTTGTTGACTGACGAGTATTCTGTTAAGATTCTAGTTGCCACTATCAGGGTTCCCAAGTCCGCTCAGGATATTTCTGAAGCCTTCAACATTCCGATTGCAGCTTGTTACAGACGCATTAGAGATTTAGAGAAAGAAGGTCTCTTGGTATGTACAGAGCGAAGATTGTCTCGGCAGGGTAAAAGGGTATCATACTACCTAAGCATGCTTAAATCGGCCTATGTTTTCTTTGACAACGGTCATTTAAGGGTGAAATTCGAACTCAAAACGGGAGGTGCTGATCAGTTTGGCACTGACTGGCACGAGATACCATTAGAAGGAAATGAGAAGGAAAAAAGACGTTCTAAAGAAAGTGAAGAAGAGTTCGATGAGCTCGATAAAGATGATGGAGTCTAAATCTGGATAGGCACGAAAACTCTTCCAGCTAACGAAAGTGTTATAAATGGAAGTCAGTATGTGGTTTCGCTTTATTGGTGTCTGTTAGACGATTGAGCGTGAACTTATGAGTGAATTGTTGGAGGAACTGGAACAAAAGCGACAGTACAACAACAACGAGGCAGAAAAACACAAAAGGCTTCGTGATGAGCTAAATGAAGAGACTAAAAAATGGGTGCAAAAAAGGGATGAGCTTAACGCTAAGGTTCGTGAGCTAGTCGAAGAGGCGGCGAAGCGTCGCCAAATTCGGGATTCCTTAAACATCCAAGTCCGCGAGGCCAAAGAGCAACGTGACTTGTGGAATAAGAAAGTCAATGAATTGAGTGAGATTGTCACGAACCTAAAAAAGACTAATCTGCCTCGTGAAGGTCCTCCAATAGCAAAGTTGAAAAAAGAATTGAAAGCCCTTGAATTTAAGCAGATGACTTCTGTTTTAACGGTTGAAAAAGAGAGAGAGTTAATAGAACAACTTTCAGAATTGCAAAAACAGATTAAAGAGAGAGAGAAAGCACTGGAAGCGAACGAAGAAGTAAAAAATGCAATCAAAATGTTACGCGAGGCCAAGGAGAAGGCAGAAGCCTACCATAAACAAGTAGGTGAATTGGCTGAAAAAGCTCAAGCCGAACATGATGAGATGATTAAGCTCTACGAGCAGGCCGACGCTCTAAGAAAGGAAGCAGATGCGGCTCAGGAGAAATTTATTGAAACAAAACTTAAGGCCGATGAGGAACATAAAAAACACATCGAACACATCCGTCAAGTGCATGATTACGATAAGATCCTCACAGGTCTAAAGCAGAAAGCGAGAAAAGCTCGCAAAAAGAAAGAAGAAACTCAAGCCATGAAAGAGGCTGAAGGCATCTTTGAGAAATTCAAGAAAGGTGAGAAGCTTAGCACCGAAGATTTAATGGCACTTCAAAAATCTGGCTATTTATAATTTTTAAAAGCTTTTCTCAATTTTTTATTTATTTTTCTTATTGAAACTCATCCTCTACATTAATCATGAGGGTTAGTAAGCAATCTTTATATAGTAAAGATATAATAATAGGAATTGGGAAGGTCTGGGCTAGTTTTCA
Encoded here:
- a CDS encoding winged helix-turn-helix domain-containing protein gives rise to the protein MNQGVESSKYKPNPIIPRDNQRFTDGGIHRADLLRTSQLLTDEYSVKILVATIRVPKSAQDISEAFNIPIAACYRRIRDLEKEGLLVCTERRLSRQGKRVSYYLSMLKSAYVFFDNGHLRVKFELKTGGADQFGTDWHEIPLEGNEKEKRRSKESEEEFDELDKDDGV
- a CDS encoding phosphoserine phosphatase, which codes for MSELLEELEQKRQYNNNEAEKHKRLRDELNEETKKWVQKRDELNAKVRELVEEAAKRRQIRDSLNIQVREAKEQRDLWNKKVNELSEIVTNLKKTNLPREGPPIAKLKKELKALEFKQMTSVLTVEKERELIEQLSELQKQIKEREKALEANEEVKNAIKMLREAKEKAEAYHKQVGELAEKAQAEHDEMIKLYEQADALRKEADAAQEKFIETKLKADEEHKKHIEHIRQVHDYDKILTGLKQKARKARKKKEETQAMKEAEGIFEKFKKGEKLSTEDLMALQKSGYL
- a CDS encoding helix-turn-helix domain-containing protein, which translates into the protein MEEGIHREQEMSRLMADAYAGRIMSATYGKAMSIQELSRVCEIPIAVAYRRVGKMEKIGLVKCVREEEAYRGKKVRYYMCAVDTLQLCFERGRFIVQVQPVADLDYIEKEKATS
- the purB gene encoding adenylosuccinate lyase, with product MLICPLDYRYGRKEMKEILSEEQRLRAQLRVEGSLALAHAEIGNIPKEDGELIAKVCSSGEISLERVKEIEKQTKHDVMAMVKAITERAGKAGKYVHLGATSNDIVDTAMALQIKQALWLIEQDIKNLINILVKLAECHRDTLMVARTHGQFAIPTTFGFKIAGYVSEMLRFLDRLNELKPRVIVGKMSGAVGTGAGFGPNFFKIQDLVMKDLGLEVEEVATQIVCRDRYAELASFLALLCTACERYATEVRNLQRTEIGEVMEAFDEKNQVGSSTMAQKRNPALSENLCGLARIVRGFVSAAYEDMILWHERDLTNSSAERFIIPHMFVLADDILIKTAEIFEHLKVNKEKMLLNLESSRGMIMSEAVMLALVSKGMGRQDAHEVIRKATLNAEKKGEDLKKVLMRSKIVRKYLNPKELDKIMDY
- the gvpD gene encoding gas vesicle protein GvpD P-loop domain-containing protein gives rise to the protein MIEGYRGRTPVELLNFFRAPGGHSLLIKGDAGTGKTTLALQLIEELSNEQPDYYLSTRVSDAALYRQFPWLEEKAKRHDILKAGKAFLSKTQAPSFRGMEEYKHDSTLKVAKDLLRVLGRSDNSSPMVVRSELMKLEGQIESGEGDESETVSGEMTDDGMVLDIGVMLPELELAYDMAEANLPNKTFIVLDSIDALSEHYGISPQKIMNTLQKDLVEHSGTNIAYVMETSEKNIYDYLGDGVVRLYNSQKDGRRVRELVLEKLRGQMVKQWKYHFTLVDGRLRVFETNWFNLPDEMEPHTPIKDPGNDMVSMGNENIDKELNGLRRGSLVLLEIGENVPQDIIRALEYTLIADFLCKRRGVFWFPLFAVNYEVLDRHMRQLTSREALSGCLRILDHEAPVDKKYDFVSVIEGADAAQDLKLNSLKFMLSRSANEPYLSILGFDSLEALYGVNVLPDIFVHMEAMKRAGNVVLAEATSSSASLKQLTHQARTHLKLESLAGTVMLCGQKPVSPYYFLDFESAKERIVPRLIPMV